One genomic segment of Paraburkholderia phymatum STM815 includes these proteins:
- a CDS encoding RNA polymerase factor sigma-54, which yields MPPTIELRAKQTFALTPRLQQSVRLLQLSSLEFQQELRNALDTNPFLEYDPSVPEDLSAGKTADGTGADGESLPAAERDNALETSQAEPAAESVAASDDGGDYAGDAYGRGPSRYNGDSEAADPTEWARAQPTLHEQLHDALRLYRLDDRDREVARLVIEALDDDGYLRQDLADLTDIVDIEPELTEDELLVALRLVQTLDRPGLAARSLSECLSLQLDALPADTPGRNVAKQVVEHHLDRLARREHAELQKQIGCDAEELRVACALVRKLDPKPGNSYGRADDNYIVPDVIVRSVRNKWVVTVNPAVLPRARIHRMYAELFAQSAGASRSPLAQQLQEARWLIRNAQQRFETIQRVAECIVAHQKPFFQYGEIALKPLVLRDVAEELGLHESTISRATGNKYMATPRGIFEFKHFFPRELGTESGGTCSAAAVRALLKEMIAAENTRDPLSDVALAKMLADQGVLVARRTVAKYRHLMKVPPAELRRQV from the coding sequence ATGCCGCCTACAATCGAACTCCGTGCGAAGCAAACCTTCGCGCTCACACCGCGCCTGCAGCAGTCCGTGCGTCTGCTTCAACTGTCGTCGCTGGAGTTTCAGCAAGAACTGCGCAACGCACTCGACACCAATCCCTTCCTCGAATATGATCCGTCCGTTCCGGAAGACCTGTCAGCCGGCAAGACGGCTGACGGCACGGGCGCGGACGGCGAATCCCTGCCTGCCGCCGAGCGCGACAATGCGCTCGAAACCTCGCAGGCCGAACCGGCCGCGGAGAGCGTCGCCGCGTCGGACGATGGCGGCGACTATGCCGGCGACGCGTATGGCCGCGGGCCGTCGCGCTACAACGGCGATTCCGAAGCTGCCGATCCGACCGAATGGGCGCGCGCTCAGCCGACGTTGCATGAGCAGTTGCATGACGCGTTGCGACTCTACCGGCTCGACGATCGCGACCGCGAAGTCGCGCGACTCGTGATCGAAGCGCTCGACGACGACGGCTATCTGCGCCAGGATCTCGCCGATCTCACCGATATCGTCGATATCGAACCGGAACTGACTGAAGATGAACTGCTGGTGGCGCTGCGACTCGTGCAGACGCTGGACCGGCCGGGACTCGCCGCGCGCTCGCTGTCCGAATGCCTGTCGCTGCAACTGGACGCGTTGCCCGCCGATACACCGGGCCGCAACGTCGCGAAACAGGTGGTCGAACATCATCTCGACCGGCTCGCGCGCCGCGAACACGCGGAGTTGCAGAAGCAGATCGGCTGCGACGCGGAAGAATTGCGCGTGGCCTGCGCGCTCGTACGCAAGCTCGATCCGAAGCCGGGCAACTCATACGGCCGCGCCGACGACAATTACATCGTCCCCGATGTGATCGTGCGCAGTGTGCGCAACAAGTGGGTCGTCACAGTCAACCCTGCCGTGCTGCCGCGTGCGCGTATTCATCGCATGTATGCAGAGTTGTTCGCGCAATCGGCGGGCGCGAGCCGTTCGCCACTCGCGCAGCAGTTGCAGGAAGCGCGCTGGCTGATCCGCAACGCCCAACAGCGCTTCGAGACGATCCAGCGCGTGGCCGAGTGCATCGTCGCGCATCAGAAGCCGTTCTTCCAGTACGGCGAGATTGCGCTGAAGCCGCTCGTGTTACGCGATGTCGCCGAAGAACTCGGCCTGCACGAATCGACGATCTCGCGTGCGACGGGGAACAAGTACATGGCCACGCCGCGCGGCATCTTCGAGTTCAAGCATTTCTTCCCGCGCGAACTCGGCACGGAAAGCGGCGGAACCTGCTCGGCCGCCGCGGTGCGCGCGCTCCTGAAGGAAATGATCGCAGCCGAGAACACCCGCGACCCGCTCTCCGATGTCGCGCTCGCGAAGATGCTTGCCGACCAGGGCGTGCTTGTCGCGCGACGCACGGTCGCGAAGTATCGCCATCTGATGAAGGTGCCGCCTGCGGAGTTGCGCCGCCAGGTGTGA
- a CDS encoding PA2169 family four-helix-bundle protein, whose amino-acid sequence MATNVIAVLNELIATSKDGERGFMKAAEEVRHASIKEALLESADRCTQGARELQDVVLKLGGKPESGGSVAGALHRGWLDVKAAVGSRADHAVLADCEKAEDAAKQRFHEALDKDLPADVRAVVERLYHGVMQNHDRIRAMRDQYAAMKA is encoded by the coding sequence ATGGCGACGAATGTCATTGCCGTGCTGAACGAGCTGATCGCAACATCGAAAGATGGCGAGCGCGGCTTCATGAAAGCGGCAGAGGAGGTGCGTCATGCGAGCATCAAGGAAGCGCTGCTCGAAAGCGCGGATCGCTGCACGCAAGGTGCGCGGGAACTGCAGGACGTCGTGCTGAAACTGGGCGGCAAGCCGGAGAGCGGCGGCAGCGTCGCGGGTGCGTTGCATCGCGGGTGGCTCGACGTGAAGGCGGCAGTGGGGAGCCGTGCTGACCATGCAGTCCTCGCGGACTGCGAAAAAGCGGAAGACGCGGCGAAGCAGCGTTTTCACGAGGCGCTCGACAAGGACTTGCCGGCAGATGTGCGTGCGGTGGTCGAGCGGCTGTATCACGGCGTCATGCAGAACCACGACCGCATTCGTGCCATGCGCGACCAGTACGCGGCAATGAAGGCCTGA
- a CDS encoding BON domain-containing protein — MKTIQFFKAAGSIACVAFALNATAQTTASAPPATSESVGQHIDDSTVTTKVKAELLGAKNVKSTHIHVKTRKGVVWLSGSVPSAEDKTAAQDVVQNVSGVKGVKNHLKVSAE; from the coding sequence ATGAAAACCATCCAGTTCTTCAAGGCCGCAGGCAGCATCGCATGTGTGGCATTCGCATTGAACGCGACGGCGCAAACGACGGCATCCGCACCGCCCGCGACGTCCGAATCCGTCGGCCAGCACATCGACGACAGCACGGTGACCACCAAGGTCAAGGCCGAACTGCTCGGCGCGAAGAACGTGAAGTCCACCCACATTCACGTGAAGACACGCAAGGGCGTCGTCTGGCTGTCCGGCTCGGTGCCTTCGGCTGAAGACAAGACGGCAGCGCAGGACGTCGTGCAAAACGTGTCCGGCGTGAAAGGCGTCAAGAATCATCTGAAGGTCTCAGCCGAATAA
- a CDS encoding TIGR03118 family protein — protein sequence MKSLFEVFGIAACGAALATLVSCGGGSGSNNAGTTTTLSSFTAKALVSDGAVSAPHTDPNLKNGWGVAFNPKGFVWVADNGTNLATLYDGNGAPQSLVVTIPAGTNGDAAPTGIVFNGTQSFSVTQNGKSGVAAFIFAGEGGTIAAWAPAVGPTNAFTMHDDGTGGAVYKGLALAANNGSNFLYATDFHNNKIDVFDSSFTKVAMPGGFKDPAIPAGFAPFGIALIGSNLFVSYAMQDADKHDDVAGAGLGMVDVFDTAGNLKQHFATGGALNAPWGIAQAPANFGTLSGAILIGNFGDGTINAFDSSSGKSMGPLKGSNGNAIVEKGLWGIAFGNNLSNQPSNTLFFAAGPNDEADGVYGRIDLNTASSPSASSGSSSGTSSGGGTSIGM from the coding sequence ATGAAGTCCCTATTCGAGGTATTCGGCATCGCAGCCTGTGGCGCGGCTCTGGCGACGCTCGTTTCATGCGGTGGCGGTTCCGGGTCGAACAACGCGGGAACGACAACCACGCTCTCGTCGTTCACGGCGAAGGCACTCGTGTCGGATGGCGCCGTGTCCGCGCCTCACACCGATCCGAACCTGAAGAACGGATGGGGTGTCGCATTCAATCCGAAAGGCTTCGTGTGGGTCGCCGACAACGGGACCAATCTCGCGACGCTCTATGACGGCAACGGCGCGCCGCAATCGCTGGTCGTCACGATACCGGCGGGTACGAACGGTGATGCTGCACCGACAGGCATCGTTTTTAACGGCACGCAAAGCTTCTCCGTCACGCAGAACGGCAAATCGGGCGTCGCGGCGTTCATTTTCGCGGGTGAAGGCGGCACGATCGCCGCGTGGGCGCCCGCCGTCGGACCCACCAACGCGTTCACGATGCACGACGACGGCACGGGCGGCGCCGTGTATAAAGGTCTCGCACTCGCCGCGAACAACGGCAGCAACTTCCTCTACGCCACCGACTTCCACAACAACAAGATCGACGTATTCGACAGCAGCTTCACGAAGGTCGCGATGCCGGGCGGTTTCAAGGATCCTGCGATACCCGCCGGCTTCGCGCCGTTCGGCATCGCGCTGATCGGCTCGAATCTGTTCGTGAGCTACGCGATGCAGGACGCGGACAAGCATGACGATGTCGCGGGCGCAGGACTCGGCATGGTCGACGTCTTCGACACGGCGGGCAATCTGAAGCAGCACTTCGCGACGGGTGGAGCGCTGAATGCGCCGTGGGGCATCGCGCAGGCGCCCGCGAACTTCGGCACGCTGAGCGGCGCCATTCTGATCGGCAATTTCGGCGATGGCACGATCAACGCGTTCGATTCGTCGAGCGGCAAGTCGATGGGACCGCTCAAAGGTTCGAACGGCAACGCGATCGTCGAAAAGGGTTTGTGGGGCATCGCATTCGGCAACAACCTGAGCAATCAGCCTTCGAATACGCTGTTTTTCGCGGCGGGACCGAACGACGAAGCGGATGGCGTGTACGGAAGAATCGATCTGAATACGGCTTCCAGCCCGAGCGCGAGCTCAGGCAGCAGTTCCGGAACGAGTTCGGGGGGCGGGACGAGCATCGGCATGTAG